From one Bos indicus x Bos taurus breed Angus x Brahman F1 hybrid chromosome 7, Bos_hybrid_MaternalHap_v2.0, whole genome shotgun sequence genomic stretch:
- the GNA11 gene encoding guanine nucleotide-binding protein subunit alpha-11: MTLESMMACCLSDEVKESKRINAEIEKQLRRDKRDARRELKLLLLGTGESGKSTFIKQMRIIHGAGYSEEDKRGFTKLVYQNIFTAMQAMIRAMETLKILYKYEQNKANALLIREVDVEKVTTFEHRYVSAIKTLWNDPGIQECYDRRREYQLSDSAKYYLTDVDRIATSGYLPTQQDVLRVRVPTTGIIEYPFDLENIIFRMVDVGGQRSERRKWIHCFENVTSIMFLVALSEYDQVLVESDNENRMEESKALFRTIVTYPWFQNSSVILFLNKKDLLEDKILHSHLVDYFPEFDGPQRDAQAAREFILKMFVDLNPDSDKIIYSHFTCATDTENIRFVFAAVKDTILQLNLKEYNLV; encoded by the exons CAGCTGCGGCGGGACAAGCGCGACGCCCGGCGCGagctcaagctgctgctgctcg GCACGGGCGAGAGCGGGAAGAGCACGTTCATCAAGCAGATGCGCATCATCCACGGGGCGGGCTACTCAGAGGAGGACAAGCGGGGCTTCACCAAACTGGTGTACCAGAACATCTTCACCGCCATGCAGGCCATGATCCGCGCCATGGAAACGCTGAAGATCCTCTACAAGTACGAGCAGAACAAG GCCAACGCACTCCTGATCCGGGAGGTGGATGTGGAAAAGGTGACGACCTTCGAGCACCGGTACGTGAGCGCCATCAAGACCCTGTGGAACGACCCCGGCATCCAGGAGTGCTATGACCGCCGGCGCGAGTACCAGCTCTCGGACTCCGCCAAGTA CTACCTGACGGACGTGGACCGCATTGCCACCTCAGGCTACCTGCCCACCCAGCAGGACGTGCTGCGGGTGCGCGTGCCCACCACGGGCATCATCGAATACCCCTTCGACCTGGAGAACATCATCTTCAG GATGGTGGATGTGGGGGGCCAGAGGTCCGAGCGGAGGAAGTGGATTCACTGCTTTGAGAACGTGACGTCCATCATGTTCCTTGTGGCCCTTAGTGAGTACGACCAAGTGCTGGTGGAATCGGACAACGAG AACCGCATGGAGGAGAGCAAGGCGCTGTTCCGGACCATCGTCACCTACCCCTGGTTCCAGAACTCATCCGTCATCCTCTTCCTCAACAAGAAGGACCTGCTGGAGGACAAGATCCTCCACTCCCACCTGGTGGACTACTTCCCGGAGTTCGACG GCCCCCAGCGGGACGCGCAGGCTGCCCGGGAGTTCATCCTGAAGATGTTCGTGGACCTAAACCCCGACAGCGACAAGATCATCTACTCGCACTTCACCTGCGCCACCGACACAGAGAACATCCGTTTCGTCTTCGCTGCTGTCAAGGACACCATCCTGCAGCTCAACCTGAAGGAGTACAACCTGGTGTGA